Proteins encoded in a region of the Stieleria neptunia genome:
- a CDS encoding type IV pilus twitching motility protein PilT: MAHKNGKTASAPQPTGSTTAEAVANRLRQSLLQQREELEVDKLFRALVKLEGSDLHLKVGQPPMVRVGGSLKPLNRGPIDSEEMVDLLLPMMDERNLLIFEEEGGADFAYLMMVDGVRWRFRVNMLKSLGNIGLVARRINNFIPDFRGLFLPDSIEGLCHYEQGMVLLAGVTGSGKSTTIGSMLNYINSIYRKHILTLEDPIEFIFTEDKCLINQREMGQDVKDFSIGMKHAVREDPDIILVGELRDEETFMTAIHAAETGHLVFGTIHAASASTTIGRILDLFPEEMHNAIRSAIAFNMKGIVAQKLLKSIKPGVSRVPTCEVMTFNPTIRKLVLEGKDEKLPDAIRIGADDGMQDFTMSLKGLIDDELIDRPTAFAVAPNKDALKMALKGIDVKAPGIL, from the coding sequence ATGGCTCACAAAAACGGCAAGACTGCTTCAGCCCCCCAACCCACCGGTTCCACCACCGCAGAAGCTGTCGCCAATCGACTTCGCCAATCGCTGCTCCAACAGCGGGAAGAGCTGGAGGTCGACAAACTGTTCCGAGCCCTCGTCAAGCTGGAAGGCAGCGACTTGCACCTCAAGGTCGGCCAGCCACCGATGGTCCGCGTCGGCGGGTCGCTCAAACCGCTCAACCGCGGGCCGATCGACTCCGAAGAAATGGTCGACCTGTTGCTGCCGATGATGGACGAGCGCAACCTGCTGATTTTCGAAGAGGAAGGCGGCGCTGACTTTGCCTACCTGATGATGGTCGACGGCGTGCGTTGGCGTTTTCGTGTCAACATGCTCAAGTCGCTGGGGAATATCGGCCTGGTCGCCCGGCGGATCAATAACTTCATCCCCGACTTTCGCGGGCTTTTCCTGCCCGATTCGATCGAAGGCCTGTGCCACTACGAACAAGGCATGGTGCTGCTGGCCGGCGTGACCGGTAGCGGCAAAAGTACGACGATCGGATCGATGCTCAACTACATCAATTCGATCTATCGCAAGCACATTCTGACCCTCGAAGACCCGATCGAATTTATCTTCACCGAAGACAAATGCCTGATCAACCAGCGGGAAATGGGGCAGGACGTCAAGGATTTCAGCATCGGGATGAAGCATGCCGTGCGTGAAGACCCCGACATCATTTTGGTCGGAGAGCTTCGTGACGAAGAGACCTTCATGACGGCGATTCATGCCGCCGAGACCGGTCACCTGGTGTTCGGAACCATCCACGCGGCGAGTGCGTCGACGACGATCGGCCGGATTTTGGACCTGTTCCCCGAAGAAATGCACAATGCCATCCGCAGCGCGATCGCGTTCAACATGAAAGGCATCGTCGCCCAGAAACTGCTCAAAAGCATCAAACCCGGCGTTTCCCGCGTCCCGACCTGCGAAGTGATGACGTTCAACCCGACGATCCGAAAACTCGTCCTGGAGGGCAAGGACGAAAAACTGCCCGACGCCATTCGCATCGGTGCCGATGACGGAATGCAAGACTTCACCATGAGTCTGAAAGGTCTGATCGACGACGAATTGATCGATCGCCCCACCGCCTTCGCCGTCGCGCCGAACAAAGATGCGCTGAAAATGGCACTCAAGGGCATCGATGTGAAAGCTCCCGGTATCTTGTAA
- a CDS encoding ATPase, T2SS/T4P/T4SS family, giving the protein MAEQPPPQLWQSVAPVEFSPKLSDNTKVQALLISTRQGAGYEVAAGQISHAIQSRATQVLLDFTAAGCAMRYMIDGLWEQLPALDRETGDGMLFALKQLCLLNPADRRSAQSGSVAVKLKKDKFDLVLQSQGVPTGERVLVRLDSLQIPFETLSDLGMRDKMVATLKQHLNDEADIVLLTAPKTEGLTTTWNVGINASDRFLRDFQSFEDQARPEPEIININANYYGGNTGLTPYEAVRKAILKEPDVFLFPGTVDAESFQLALDQVGKAEKKIITRMVAGGAVEGLVRLIAQYPEQRAAIAQKVSCVLGQRLVRRLCDNCKVGFQPPPQLLQQLGIPPGRVTLLYQPFIPPPIEQQVDENGRPAPITPCHKCQGRGYLGRIAIFELLTPGPQLRDALTKTQDVARLAGIAKSEGFHGVQTEAVLTIARGLTGLDELKRAFAKKA; this is encoded by the coding sequence ATGGCCGAACAACCCCCACCCCAGCTCTGGCAATCCGTTGCCCCCGTTGAATTCTCGCCCAAGCTCAGCGACAACACCAAAGTCCAAGCACTGCTGATCAGCACCCGCCAGGGTGCCGGTTATGAAGTCGCCGCCGGGCAGATCTCCCACGCGATTCAGTCGCGTGCCACGCAGGTCTTGCTCGACTTCACCGCCGCCGGCTGCGCGATGCGGTACATGATCGACGGGCTCTGGGAACAGTTGCCGGCACTGGACCGCGAAACGGGCGACGGCATGCTGTTCGCACTCAAACAACTGTGCCTGCTGAACCCTGCCGATCGGCGGAGCGCCCAATCGGGGTCGGTCGCCGTCAAACTCAAGAAAGATAAGTTCGACCTGGTGCTGCAGTCCCAAGGCGTGCCCACGGGCGAACGCGTCCTGGTCCGCTTGGACTCTCTGCAGATCCCCTTCGAAACGCTCAGCGATCTCGGCATGCGGGACAAAATGGTCGCCACCTTGAAGCAGCACCTCAACGATGAAGCGGACATCGTGCTGCTGACCGCTCCGAAAACCGAAGGCCTGACGACGACCTGGAACGTGGGCATCAACGCGTCCGACCGCTTCTTGCGCGACTTCCAATCGTTCGAAGACCAGGCCCGGCCGGAGCCTGAAATCATCAACATCAATGCCAACTATTACGGCGGCAACACCGGGCTGACGCCCTACGAAGCGGTCCGCAAGGCGATCCTCAAAGAACCCGACGTGTTTCTGTTCCCCGGAACCGTCGACGCCGAATCCTTCCAACTGGCGCTCGACCAAGTCGGCAAAGCCGAAAAGAAAATCATCACACGGATGGTCGCCGGCGGTGCGGTCGAAGGGCTGGTGCGTCTGATCGCCCAATACCCCGAACAACGCGCCGCGATCGCGCAAAAGGTTTCCTGCGTGCTCGGCCAACGACTCGTCCGCCGACTTTGCGATAACTGCAAAGTCGGATTCCAGCCGCCCCCCCAACTGCTGCAACAACTCGGCATTCCGCCGGGACGTGTCACCCTGTTGTACCAGCCCTTCATTCCGCCGCCGATCGAACAACAGGTCGATGAAAATGGTCGCCCCGCGCCGATCACCCCGTGCCACAAATGCCAGGGCCGCGGCTACCTGGGACGCATCGCCATTTTCGAACTGCTCACGCCCGGCCCCCAGTTGCGCGACGCGCTGACCAAGACGCAGGACGTCGCACGGCTGGCGGGGATCGCCAAATCCGAAGGCTTCCACGGCGTTCAAACCGAAGCGGTGCTGACCATCGCCCGCGGTCTGACCGGTTTGGACGAACTGAAACGCGCCTTCGCCAAGAAAGCGTAA
- a CDS encoding YggS family pyridoxal phosphate-dependent enzyme, which yields MSQPHETAQRIRRNWMAVNDEVRRAAAAAGRDPESVRVIGVSKYVDAATTEMLFDAGCSDLGESRPQVLWQKAEAIAPAVSADPNRRLRWHMIGHVQTNKLRRMLRFDPLIHSVDSERLLRAIDQEAGRQQRVAEVLLEVNISGDESKTGLSPEAVGRLLEISDLNAVRVVGLMAMAGWGTESAEAANQFRSVAELRDHLVESAGCALPELSMGMSGDFREAIAAGATMVRIGSALFKGVI from the coding sequence ATGTCGCAGCCCCATGAGACCGCCCAGCGGATCCGTCGCAATTGGATGGCCGTCAATGACGAAGTGCGTCGAGCCGCCGCCGCGGCGGGCCGGGATCCCGAATCGGTTCGCGTGATCGGAGTCTCAAAGTACGTTGACGCGGCGACGACGGAAATGCTCTTTGACGCCGGCTGCAGCGACCTGGGCGAGAGCCGTCCGCAAGTGTTGTGGCAGAAAGCCGAAGCGATCGCCCCGGCCGTTTCCGCCGACCCGAACCGTCGCTTGCGCTGGCACATGATCGGCCATGTCCAAACCAACAAACTCCGACGGATGCTTCGCTTTGATCCACTGATCCATTCGGTCGACAGCGAGCGATTGTTGCGGGCGATCGATCAGGAAGCGGGGCGTCAGCAACGCGTCGCCGAGGTCTTGTTAGAAGTCAACATCAGCGGCGATGAGAGCAAGACTGGTCTTTCGCCCGAGGCGGTCGGCCGGTTGCTGGAGATTTCCGATCTCAACGCGGTGCGGGTGGTGGGTTTGATGGCGATGGCGGGATGGGGGACCGAATCGGCAGAGGCGGCGAATCAGTTTCGCAGCGTCGCCGAGTTGCGCGACCACCTGGTCGAGTCCGCCGGTTGCGCGTTGCCCGAGTTGTCGATGGGGATGAGCGGTGACTTTCGCGAAGCGATCGCCGCAGGCGCGACGATGGTCCGCATCGGATCGGCGCTGTTTAAAGGCGTGATCTAA
- a CDS encoding YdjY domain-containing protein, whose protein sequence is MKKRIRLGLACSLLGLLIPLVGCGKSAPQGVTDAASENVPEPSDAANSTAVGEPQTQPSDSAAPPVEKKPTTPEPSAPIEMPGEMASGPGRPLPSPPDIDPEETNANAPTTPPDAASDAAQTGGDLPQWEPEGPTAEAIAKKAFEPPPGAKPLSKTGRLWIDPKRQRVIVDGYVALKRGALEMFACPVGTKEHESIVAALARSREVHAALLAVDATPGTPVRFRPEFAPPTGQVIRVWVCWYDAEDAFHVVDAREWVQDLQTEQAMAAEWVFAGSGFWQDEETKQEHYMADSGDMICVSNFSSAMLDVAIPSSADADSLRFVPFESKIPERETPVRLILVPLPLPTDAPPPSQPADRLELPTARDVPRAQ, encoded by the coding sequence ATGAAAAAACGAATCCGACTCGGTTTGGCCTGTTCGCTTCTCGGGCTTTTGATCCCGCTGGTCGGCTGCGGCAAATCGGCCCCCCAAGGCGTCACCGATGCGGCGTCGGAAAACGTGCCCGAACCTTCCGACGCGGCCAATTCGACGGCTGTCGGCGAACCCCAAACGCAGCCATCCGATTCGGCCGCCCCCCCGGTTGAAAAGAAACCTACCACCCCCGAGCCATCGGCGCCGATCGAGATGCCCGGCGAGATGGCCTCTGGTCCCGGACGGCCGCTGCCGTCGCCGCCGGACATCGACCCGGAGGAGACCAACGCGAACGCCCCAACCACGCCCCCGGACGCGGCCTCGGACGCCGCCCAGACCGGCGGGGATCTTCCCCAATGGGAACCCGAGGGACCGACCGCCGAAGCAATCGCAAAGAAAGCCTTCGAACCTCCACCGGGCGCCAAACCGCTGAGCAAAACGGGGCGGCTGTGGATCGACCCCAAGCGTCAGCGCGTGATTGTCGATGGCTACGTCGCACTCAAACGCGGGGCGCTGGAAATGTTTGCCTGTCCAGTCGGGACGAAAGAGCACGAGTCGATCGTTGCCGCGCTGGCCCGATCGCGTGAAGTGCATGCCGCCTTGCTGGCCGTCGACGCGACCCCGGGAACCCCGGTGCGATTTCGGCCCGAGTTTGCACCGCCGACCGGCCAAGTGATCCGGGTCTGGGTCTGTTGGTACGACGCCGAGGATGCATTCCACGTGGTCGATGCCCGAGAGTGGGTCCAGGACTTGCAGACCGAACAGGCGATGGCCGCCGAATGGGTCTTTGCCGGCAGCGGTTTCTGGCAGGACGAGGAAACCAAACAAGAACACTACATGGCCGACTCCGGCGACATGATCTGTGTCTCGAATTTTTCCAGCGCGATGCTGGACGTTGCGATCCCCAGCAGTGCCGATGCCGACTCGCTGAGATTTGTCCCGTTCGAGTCCAAGATCCCCGAGCGCGAGACCCCGGTGCGGCTGATCCTGGTCCCGCTGCCACTGCCAACGGATGCTCCGCCGCCATCGCAGCCGGCCGATCGTCTGGAATTGCCGACCGCGAGGGATGTCCCGCGGGCCCAGTGA
- a CDS encoding sensor histidine kinase, which yields MHALKQKLSRTLGPDSLIFGSAVLFLVVMHQLAFEDRFVLILYYLAAVGSAYALVRRRALGLASAIVAVVTATMFAQLYYAAEPTTWSPIFDAVRDMAALGAVLYLTVRVLMASYRLQREEKQRALENQIQEQLVAMRAQALRQTSHEVRTPLSTITAISETLLDGSTGELNESQREFVQDIDDSAQHLLALVNDILDYAKAEAGMIRLAPQPVALAELVSQCVSMVSVRAKDEEISITAQVDVELNEVVADPLRLRQILLNLLSNAIKYNSSGGSVIVQIRPDDKNMFRISVRDTGRGIAPEHMEHLFEPYYQAAIADQGIGTGLGLAIIKHLTELHGGTIDVESVVDTGTMFTIRLPREAEMCDEPAGERTLRPEDAVLNLDLAGV from the coding sequence ATGCACGCGTTGAAACAGAAACTTTCTCGGACGCTCGGCCCTGACAGCCTGATTTTCGGCTCGGCCGTCCTTTTTCTCGTCGTCATGCACCAGTTGGCGTTCGAGGACCGTTTCGTCCTGATTCTGTATTATCTGGCGGCCGTCGGATCCGCCTATGCGCTCGTCCGCCGTCGCGCCTTGGGCCTGGCCAGCGCGATTGTCGCCGTCGTGACCGCCACGATGTTCGCCCAGCTCTACTACGCGGCCGAACCGACCACCTGGAGCCCGATCTTCGATGCGGTCCGCGACATGGCCGCCCTGGGTGCGGTGCTGTACCTCACCGTCCGCGTGCTGATGGCCAGCTATCGGCTACAGCGTGAAGAGAAACAGCGGGCGCTGGAAAACCAGATCCAGGAGCAACTCGTCGCGATGCGTGCCCAGGCCCTCCGGCAAACCTCCCATGAAGTCCGCACGCCGCTGTCCACCATCACCGCGATCAGCGAAACCTTGCTCGACGGAAGCACCGGCGAGCTGAACGAATCGCAACGCGAGTTCGTTCAAGACATCGATGATTCCGCTCAACATCTCTTGGCGCTGGTCAATGACATCTTGGATTACGCCAAGGCCGAAGCGGGCATGATCCGCTTGGCACCGCAACCGGTGGCGTTGGCCGAATTGGTCTCTCAGTGTGTTTCGATGGTCAGCGTGCGGGCCAAAGACGAAGAGATTTCGATCACCGCTCAAGTCGACGTGGAACTCAACGAGGTGGTCGCCGATCCCTTGCGACTGCGACAAATCCTGTTGAACCTGCTCTCCAACGCCATCAAGTACAACTCCAGCGGCGGCAGCGTGATCGTGCAGATCCGCCCCGACGACAAGAACATGTTCCGCATCAGCGTCCGCGACACCGGCCGCGGCATCGCCCCGGAACACATGGAACATTTATTCGAGCCCTATTATCAAGCCGCGATCGCCGACCAAGGCATCGGCACCGGACTCGGTTTGGCGATCATCAAACACCTGACCGAACTGCACGGCGGAACCATCGACGTCGAAAGCGTCGTCGACACCGGAACCATGTTCACGATCCGTTTGCCGCGTGAGGCGGAAATGTGTGACGAACCGGCCGGCGAACGAACGCTGCGTCCCGAAGACGCGGTGTTGAACCTTGATCTGGCAGGGGTCTAG
- a CDS encoding HD domain-containing phosphohydrolase, translating to MIESNELNKGFAEGFAESFSQAAVDAQRKMRILVADGNATIRKLLRMGLVGESYEIIEATNGPDAYACATATPEPHAILLDAGLGGGMDGLKVCRELKSDMQYRTIPIVMLTTTGSNEEINEAVEAGADEFLSKPINRGELKVRLRSITRLHKGNAELIGAESVALSLARAVASKDGYSSGHVEQAANFAVAFGKAIGLDAAELKMLRYGAILHNVGKIAIPDSILEKTGPLTPRERALFHQHPRVGCDICAPLKPLSPVLPIIRHHKEHFDGTGYPDGLRGNEIPLKAQIVGIVDVYSALTNDRPFRRAKSQAEAVEILRHRAKQGIHDPELVDKFCDMIQDEAPEDTPDASAAPVPAHLAAPTL from the coding sequence ATGATCGAAAGCAATGAATTGAACAAAGGATTCGCCGAAGGGTTCGCGGAATCGTTTTCGCAAGCGGCCGTGGATGCCCAACGCAAAATGCGAATCCTGGTCGCCGACGGCAACGCCACGATTCGCAAGCTGTTGCGGATGGGGCTGGTCGGCGAATCCTACGAGATCATCGAAGCCACCAACGGGCCCGACGCTTACGCCTGCGCCACCGCCACGCCGGAACCCCACGCGATCCTGTTGGACGCCGGCTTGGGCGGAGGGATGGACGGATTGAAGGTTTGTCGCGAATTGAAAAGCGACATGCAATACCGCACCATTCCGATCGTCATGTTGACGACCACCGGGTCGAACGAAGAAATCAACGAGGCGGTCGAAGCCGGCGCCGATGAATTTCTGAGCAAGCCCATCAACCGCGGCGAATTGAAAGTTCGCTTGCGATCGATCACGCGGCTCCACAAAGGCAACGCGGAATTGATCGGGGCCGAAAGCGTCGCCCTGTCACTGGCCCGTGCCGTCGCCAGCAAAGACGGATACAGCAGTGGCCATGTCGAGCAAGCGGCCAACTTTGCCGTCGCATTCGGGAAAGCCATCGGCCTGGACGCCGCGGAACTCAAAATGCTTCGCTACGGAGCGATCCTCCACAACGTCGGAAAGATCGCGATCCCCGATTCGATTTTGGAAAAGACGGGACCGTTGACGCCGCGCGAGCGGGCCCTGTTTCACCAGCACCCGCGCGTGGGCTGTGATATCTGCGCCCCGCTGAAACCGTTGTCGCCCGTGTTGCCGATCATCCGACACCACAAAGAACACTTCGATGGCACCGGCTATCCGGACGGGTTGCGCGGCAACGAGATTCCGCTCAAAGCCCAAATCGTCGGCATCGTCGATGTCTACAGTGCACTGACCAATGATCGCCCCTTTCGACGTGCCAAGTCGCAAGCCGAAGCGGTTGAAATTTTGCGACATCGCGCCAAGCAAGGCATTCACGACCCCGAACTGGTCGACAAGTTCTGTGACATGATTCAAGACGAAGCCCCCGAGGACACACCGGACGCTTCGGCCGCCCCCGTTCCGGCGCACCTCGCCGCTCCCACCCTTTAA
- a CDS encoding response regulator, which translates to MPTEKRKVLIAEDNPGLARVLSFKFKSCGFEPITCGNGGEAWKSFCDSQVAAVVSDHEMPIMSGIELIERVREMDATLPCFLVTGRQLELSRDPRVVKLKIQTVFGKPFSPGTVVSAVSDAINQQASASACPPAAAAAPAIGGMPATGLPEASA; encoded by the coding sequence ATGCCCACCGAAAAACGAAAAGTGCTGATCGCCGAAGACAATCCCGGCTTGGCTCGCGTGTTGTCGTTCAAGTTCAAGTCCTGTGGATTTGAACCGATCACCTGCGGCAACGGCGGCGAAGCGTGGAAGTCGTTCTGCGACAGCCAGGTTGCTGCGGTCGTCAGCGATCATGAAATGCCGATCATGTCGGGGATCGAATTGATCGAACGCGTCCGCGAAATGGACGCCACGTTGCCATGCTTTTTGGTCACCGGTCGTCAACTCGAATTGTCACGTGACCCCCGCGTGGTCAAGTTGAAGATCCAGACGGTGTTCGGCAAACCCTTCAGCCCCGGGACGGTGGTGTCCGCCGTCAGCGACGCGATCAATCAACAGGCGTCCGCATCGGCCTGCCCACCCGCTGCCGCCGCTGCCCCTGCGATCGGTGGAATGCCGGCGACAGGTCTGCCGGAGGCAAGTGCATGA
- a CDS encoding HD-GYP domain-containing protein has product MNPTAEPNDTTRGTVDGAPASNVKVCTYDQGGLDGSLAHILAEGIGLSITVVEARDGGHPLVVQATSDPHRVHTEQTPGASTVRQALALPAGGIAVWSAPADHAERIGRHAMTLLDLEISRNETKQLLAEVDSLTNQVMQDFEELSLIRALASSLELPQTEEDTDGFVLASLMPLVNGVGAVSIAAVLVDDSRRHQRRTLWTGTRLIEDESVFELIQNHAAELSQQPVVRNRNIGDQHCGVAGLDEYVIVKCSSEGRLHGWVMACNRVKDDIDDVPWAQLGFTTVQASLMETATNQLAAQLNNIRLLRQKEELFTDVIRALVNAVEARDPYTCGHSERVASFARCLASKIGFTSVECERIYLTGLLHDVGKIAIPDGVLQKPNRLNDEERAIIETHTDSGWRILQELEALQDILPGVLYHHEHWNGEGYPDQLAGENIPIDGRILAVCDAFDAMTSDRPYRQGMSIDRAITILNDGAGTFWDPNLIKVFHRYIDEIDEIRVNHQPRQPATRPAPVDGRPIIGTTGFCVPAETLQPSTSDQ; this is encoded by the coding sequence ATGAACCCAACGGCAGAGCCAAACGATACGACGCGAGGCACGGTAGATGGCGCGCCGGCATCCAATGTCAAAGTCTGCACCTACGACCAAGGTGGGCTGGACGGCTCGCTCGCCCATATTTTGGCCGAAGGGATCGGGCTGTCGATCACGGTGGTCGAAGCGCGTGACGGGGGACATCCGTTGGTCGTGCAGGCGACGTCCGACCCGCATCGCGTGCACACCGAACAGACGCCCGGTGCCTCGACCGTTCGCCAAGCGCTGGCGCTGCCCGCCGGAGGGATCGCCGTCTGGTCGGCCCCGGCGGACCATGCCGAACGAATCGGCCGCCACGCGATGACCCTGCTGGACCTGGAAATCTCACGCAACGAAACCAAACAGTTGCTGGCCGAAGTCGATTCGTTGACCAACCAAGTGATGCAGGACTTTGAAGAACTCTCGCTGATTCGCGCGCTCGCCTCCAGCCTGGAACTGCCACAGACCGAAGAAGACACCGACGGTTTTGTGCTCGCCTCCCTGATGCCCCTGGTCAACGGTGTCGGCGCCGTCTCGATCGCGGCCGTCTTGGTGGATGATTCCCGACGCCATCAACGTCGCACCCTGTGGACCGGAACGCGACTGATCGAAGACGAATCGGTGTTTGAACTGATCCAAAACCACGCCGCGGAACTGAGCCAGCAACCGGTCGTCCGTAATCGCAACATCGGCGATCAACATTGCGGTGTCGCCGGGCTGGACGAATATGTCATCGTCAAGTGCTCCAGCGAAGGGCGTCTGCACGGCTGGGTGATGGCCTGCAATCGAGTGAAAGACGACATCGATGACGTGCCCTGGGCTCAGCTCGGATTCACGACCGTGCAAGCGTCACTGATGGAAACGGCAACCAATCAGTTGGCCGCACAACTCAACAACATTCGTTTGCTTCGTCAAAAAGAAGAGCTGTTCACCGACGTCATCCGCGCCCTGGTCAACGCCGTCGAAGCCCGCGATCCCTACACCTGCGGGCACAGCGAACGCGTCGCCAGCTTCGCCCGCTGTCTGGCATCAAAGATCGGATTCACCTCCGTCGAATGCGAACGCATTTACCTGACCGGACTGTTGCACGACGTCGGCAAGATCGCGATCCCCGACGGCGTCCTGCAAAAACCCAATCGGCTCAACGACGAAGAACGCGCGATCATCGAAACACACACGGACTCCGGCTGGCGGATCTTGCAGGAACTCGAAGCCCTGCAAGACATCCTGCCCGGCGTGCTCTACCATCACGAACACTGGAACGGTGAAGGCTATCCCGATCAATTGGCCGGAGAAAACATTCCGATCGACGGCCGTATCCTGGCCGTCTGCGATGCCTTCGATGCGATGACCAGTGATCGCCCCTATCGCCAAGGCATGTCGATCGACCGGGCGATCACGATTCTCAACGACGGCGCCGGCACGTTCTGGGACCCCAACCTGATCAAAGTCTTTCATCGGTACATCGACGAAATCGACGAGATCCGCGTCAACCACCAGCCCCGCCAACCCGCGACCCGACCGGCTCCCGTCGATGGACGCCCGATCATCGGAACCACGGGATTCTGCGTCCCGGCCGAGACGCTCCAACCCTCCACGTCCGACCAGTAG
- a CDS encoding PTS sugar transporter subunit IIA, producing MEEFDLAQLAQYLHITPAKVEKMVLRGRLPGRKVGGQWRFNEAEIHHWLEDQIGASDDSVELERVQRVVDRMTDETQDRELHELCTVDTIEIPLRARTRGSVIRSMCDLVAASGMMWDAPAMAEAVKSREQMHPTALDCGVALLHPRRPQTSILADTVVGLAVSQAPIPFSDTGHMTDVFFLICSYDDSAHLRTLAKISRLIAMESFLNRLRACENPSEAWHCLQEADVLLSA from the coding sequence ATGGAAGAATTCGATTTAGCCCAGTTAGCGCAATACCTACACATTACACCTGCCAAAGTTGAAAAAATGGTGCTCCGCGGCCGTCTGCCGGGACGCAAGGTGGGCGGGCAATGGCGATTCAACGAGGCCGAGATCCACCATTGGTTGGAGGACCAAATCGGCGCCAGCGACGACAGCGTCGAACTGGAACGCGTCCAACGGGTCGTCGACCGCATGACCGATGAAACGCAGGACCGAGAGTTGCATGAATTGTGCACCGTCGACACCATCGAAATCCCGTTGCGGGCCCGAACCCGCGGATCGGTGATTCGCTCGATGTGTGACCTGGTCGCCGCATCGGGGATGATGTGGGACGCACCGGCGATGGCGGAGGCCGTCAAGAGCCGTGAACAAATGCATCCCACCGCGTTGGACTGTGGCGTGGCGCTGTTGCACCCCCGGCGTCCCCAAACCTCGATTTTGGCCGACACCGTCGTCGGCTTGGCCGTCAGCCAGGCGCCGATCCCCTTCTCTGACACCGGTCACATGACCGATGTCTTTTTTCTGATCTGCTCTTACGACGATTCGGCACACCTTCGTACCCTGGCCAAGATCAGCCGACTGATCGCAATGGAATCATTTCTGAACCGGTTGCGGGCTTGTGAAAACCCGAGCGAAGCATGGCATTGCCTGCAAGAGGCAGACGTTTTGTTGTCGGCATAA
- a CDS encoding pyroglutamyl-peptidase I, translated as MTRILITAFEPYDRWKQNSSWLALVDLTSWYEGALEISTRRYPVDLPKLREMLEADLARNYDYAIHLGQAPGSPVIKLESVGLNLRTNGEPLLVDAPAAYRSTLDLDGCLERLTAAGIPSQISHHAGTYLCNAALFLSQHYGEMMGRRTQSLFLHLPLTPGQVATDGSALASMSTPMQSAAIAVVSEHLAQADR; from the coding sequence GTGACTCGTATTCTTATCACCGCATTTGAGCCGTATGACCGTTGGAAACAAAACTCCAGCTGGTTGGCGCTGGTCGACCTGACGAGTTGGTACGAAGGCGCGTTGGAGATCAGCACCCGCCGCTATCCGGTCGACTTGCCGAAACTGCGCGAGATGCTCGAGGCCGACTTGGCCCGCAATTATGACTACGCGATTCATCTGGGACAGGCGCCGGGATCGCCCGTGATCAAACTGGAATCGGTCGGTCTGAATCTGCGCACCAACGGCGAACCCTTGCTCGTCGATGCGCCGGCGGCCTACCGTTCGACGCTCGACCTGGACGGCTGCCTGGAGCGGCTGACCGCCGCCGGAATCCCGTCCCAGATCTCCCATCATGCGGGCACCTACCTTTGCAACGCGGCGTTGTTTCTCAGCCAACACTATGGCGAGATGATGGGTCGACGAACACAAAGCCTGTTTCTCCATCTGCCGCTCACGCCGGGCCAAGTTGCCACCGACGGATCTGCACTGGCCAGCATGAGCACGCCAATGCAAAGCGCCGCGATCGCGGTGGTCAGCGAGCATCTCGCCCAAGCCGATCGCTAG